The following coding sequences are from one Kogia breviceps isolate mKogBre1 chromosome X, mKogBre1 haplotype 1, whole genome shotgun sequence window:
- the OTUD6A gene encoding OTU domain-containing protein 6A, with the protein MEDSQSELRQMTQRHNHEKTELQAHIQGMKSLVPKGDKKRREQLLLDVACLEAEMEKKHQQELEKFQESFPHNNNLDSVTEDLAGMDLKNKSPHLSRAQRRCERKVALKRERQERVAKAGMERLAHLCHDEEMKLSAILRAKNLEMQDIPADGHCIYRAIQDQLVFSVTVESLRRRTAEYMRKHVDDFLPFFSNPETGDASSRDHFLSYCDDIVLTASWGGQLELRALSHVLQTPIEVIQANSPAIVIGEEYNKKPLTLVYKRYSYRCGGHYNSVKPLDAGSVGSVAPPLF; encoded by the coding sequence ATGGAAGATTCACAGAGTGAGCTTCGGCAGATGACACAACGCCACAACCACGAGAAGACAGAGCTGCAGGCCCACATTCAGGGCATGAAGAGCTTGGTCCCCAAGGGCGACAAGAAGAGAAGAGAGCAGTTGCTCCTCGATGTGGCCTGCCTCGAGGCCGAGATGGAGAAGAAGCACCAGCAGGAGCTGGAGAAGTTCCAGGAGAGTTTCCCTCATAACAACAACCTCGATTCGGTCACTGAAGATCTGGCCGGGATGGATCTCAAGAACAAGTCTCCTCACCTCTCGAGGGCACAGAGAAGGTGCGAAAGAAAGGTGGCCCTCaaaagagaaaggcaggagaggGTGGCCAAGGCTGGGATGGAGCGTCTGGCCCACTTATGCCATGACGAGGAAATGAAGCTCAGCGCCATCCTGCGGGCCAAGAATCTGGAGATGCAGGATATCCCGGCTGACGGCCACTGCATTTACCGCGCCATCCAAGACCAGCTGGTGTTCTCCGTGACCGTGGAGAGCCTGAGGAGACGCACCGCCGAGTACATGCGGAAGCATGTCGACGACTTCCTGCCCTTCTTCAGCAACCCCGAAACCGGCGACGCCAGCAGCCGCGACCACTTCTTGAGCTACTGCGACGACATCGTGCTCACCGCGTCGTGGGGAGGCCAGCTTGAGCTGAGGGCCCTGTCGCACGTCCTGCAGACCCCCATCGAGGTGATCCAGGCCAACTCGCCCGCCATCGTCATCGGAGAGGAGTACAACAAGAAGCCACTCACCCTGGTCTACAAGCGCTACTCCTACAGATGCGGGGGGCACTACAACTCGGTGAAGCCGCTCGACGCCGGCTCCGTCGGGAGCGTGGCCCCGCCTCTCTTCTAG